One genomic region from Cucurbita pepo subsp. pepo cultivar mu-cu-16 unplaced genomic scaffold, ASM280686v2 Cp4.1_scaffold000504, whole genome shotgun sequence encodes:
- the LOC111785483 gene encoding uncharacterized protein LOC111785483 has product MKESGVGSSRFIPFSLYCDENGGNVSKIKSAVLRSLSPSTSSFSSRSAASFFCRTTSPSRVKLHGSPSVSVSSMRFSLDRAISPNRSVSVSSRCGGKDRVVQRQSSLKRTCMCSPTTHPGSFRCSLHKGTVSQPHAAYSPSRLNARRSAMTNSLVRIGGVEGDLVKRALAALIRPSSHQQRRRVDFKVKSSRLSIMSKAEET; this is encoded by the exons ATGAAGG AGAGTGGAGTTGGAAGCTCAAGATTCAtccccttctctctctactgtGACGAAAATGGCGGCAACGTCTCGAAGATCAAATCAGCAGTTCTCCGCTCGCTCTCACCGTCGACCTCCAGTTTCTCCTCCAGATCGGCCGCTTCCTTCTTCTGCAGAACGACTTCCCCGTCGCGTGTGAAGCTTCACGGTTCGCCTTCGGTTTCCGTGTCGTCCATGCGCTTTTCTCTAGACCGTGCGATTTCTCCGAACAGATCCGTGTCTGTTTCTTCTCGCTGCGGTGGGAAGGATCGAGTGGTGCAGAGGCAGAGCAGTTTGAAGAGGACGTGTATGTGTTCTCCTACAACTCACCCTGGCTCGTTTCGGTGTAGTCTCCATAAAGGTACTGTTTCGCAGCCTCACGCAGCGTACTCTCCAAGTAGGTTGAATGCTCGTAGATCGGCAATGACGAATTCTCTGGTTAGAATTGGAGGCGTTGAAGGCGATCTTGTGAAGCGAGCTTTAGCGGCATTGATTCGGCCTTCTTCTCATCAGCAACGACGCCGAGTTGATTTCAAGGTAAAGAGTAGCCGGCTGTCGATTATGTCCAAGGCCGAAgaaacataa